The following are from one region of the Nicotiana tomentosiformis chromosome 7, ASM39032v3, whole genome shotgun sequence genome:
- the LOC104102182 gene encoding mitogen-activated protein kinase kinase kinase 1-like isoform X2, producing the protein MHRLPGIFAHKKRVDSKQKRAVSSSVKAKPKLERLNARKDIDYDPCMLEFSGDNKSFRIEGHDSELLDNFFEKLGFSGPDDFAIPAAEWDAMQLRSSSSSEVIDLGSNKIKDNIFRYYDNPSKASDVIQLQIHGVSKTDTIRLEDGVTGSGVVLNGNEPVSLIGCVGGGGGGIKGVRPPLLAPPPVMSLPIVDDASCSTWDIFRAFGPKDHRESGLCRSEVVNGDAECVKNEVDEEDNSTSRRRIGVSNLLSESCSFTTTSNDDDSSSSTTERMSSISPNGRFAPYITYWDKVDLLGRGSFGSVYKGISDDGFFFAVKEVSLLDQGDGGRQSLYQLEQEIELLSQFEHENIVRYYGTDKDDSKLYIFLELVTQGSLLSLYQKYHLRDSQVSVYTRQILHGLKYLHDRNVVHRDIKCANILVDANGSVKLADFGLAKATKLNDAKSCKGTALWMAPEVVNRKNQGYGQAADIWSLGCTVLEMLTRQFPYSHLENQMQALFRIGKGEPPPVPNTLSIDARNFINQCLQVDPSARPTASQLLEHPFVKRTLPSSSGSASPHNLGKRL; encoded by the exons ATGCATCGATTGCCAGGAATTTTTGCTCATAAGAAACGCGTCGACTCTAAGCAAAAGCGTGCCGTTTCCTCCTCCGTTAAAGCAAAGCCGAAACTCGAGCGTCTCAACGCTCGCAAAGATATTGATTACGACCCGTGTATGCTTGAGTTCAGCGGCGATAATAAGAGCTTTCGAATCGAAGGGCATGATAGTGAATTGCTTgataatttttttgaaaaattaggGTTTTCTGGTCCTGATGATTTCGCTATCCCTGCCGCTGAATGGGATGCTATGCAGTTGCGTTCCTCCTCCTCATCGGAGGTAATTGATCTGGGTAGTAACaaaattaaggataatatttttCGATATTATGATAATCCTTCTAAAGCTAGTGATGTAATTCAGCTGCAAATTCA TGGCGTGTCTAAAACCGATACAATTAGATTAGAAGACGGTGTTACAGGGTCCGGAGTTGTTTTAAATGGAAATGAACCTGTAAGTTTAATTGGATGTGTTGGTGGTGGAGGTGGAGGGATTAAGGGTGTAAGGCCACCGCTTCTGGCTCCTCCACCAGTCATGTCACTGCCAATTGTTGATGACGCATCATGCTCTACTTGGGATATTTTTAGGGCATTTGGCCCCAAAGATCATAGGGAATCAGGGCTTTGTAGATCTGAGGTTGTCAATGGTGATGCAGAATGTGTTAAGAATGAGGTGGATGAGGAGGATAATAGTACTAGTAGGAGAAGAATAGGAGTGAGTAACTTACTATCGGAGTCCTGTTCTTTCACCACTACTTCGAATGACGATGACTCTTCTAGCTCCACGACTGAGCGTATGTCAAGCATCTCACCGAATGGGAGATTCGCACCCTACATTACATACTGGGACAAAGTTGATCTCCTGGGACGTGGATCTTTTGGATCTGTATATAAAGGAATTTCAGA TGATGGTTTCTTTTTTGCCGTGAAGGAAGTGTCATTACTTGATCAAGGCGATGGGGGAAGGCAAAGTCTATACCAACTTGAACAG GAGATTGAGCTTCTAAGTCAGTTCGAACATGAGAACATAGTTCGATATTATGGAACTGACAAG GATGATTCAAAATTGTACATCTTTCTTGAGCTGGTTACGCAAGGATCTCTGTTGAGCCTTTACCAGAAATATCACCTTCGAGATTCGCAAGTATCCGTCTACACAAGGCAGATTTTACATGGTTTGAAGTATTTGCATGACCGAAATGTGGTTCACAG AGATATTAAATGTGCTAATATATTGGTGGATGCTAACGGATCGGTCAAGCTTGCTGATTTTGGCCTTGCAAAG GCTACTAAGTTAAATGATGCCAAGTCTTGCAAGGGTACTGCTCTCTGGATGGCTCCTGAA GTTGTGAACAGGAAGAACCAAGGCTATGGACAAGCGGCTGATATATGGAGCCTTGGCTGCACTGTCTTAGAGATGCTTACTCGCCAGTTTCCTTACTCCCACTTAGAAAAT CAAATGCAGGCTCTGTTTAGGATTGGAAAGGGGGAACCTCCACCTGTCCCTAATACTCTCTCAATAGATGCACGCAATTTTATTAACCAGTGTCTTCAAGTGGATCCAAGTGCTCGTCCAACTGCTTCTCAGCTCTTGGAGCATCCTTTTGTGAAACGAACACTTCCCTCTTCCTCGGGCTCAGCTTCTCCTCACAATCTAGGCAAGAGGCTTTGA
- the LOC104102182 gene encoding mitogen-activated protein kinase kinase kinase 1-like isoform X1: MHRLPGIFAHKKRVDSKQKRAVSSSVKAKPKLERLNARKDIDYDPCMLEFSGDNKSFRIEGHDSELLDNFFEKLGFSGPDDFAIPAAEWDAMQLRSSSSSEVIDLGSNKIKDNIFRYYDNPSKASDVIQLQIQSGKLNDEDSGVVCAASVISGVSKTDTIRLEDGVTGSGVVLNGNEPVSLIGCVGGGGGGIKGVRPPLLAPPPVMSLPIVDDASCSTWDIFRAFGPKDHRESGLCRSEVVNGDAECVKNEVDEEDNSTSRRRIGVSNLLSESCSFTTTSNDDDSSSSTTERMSSISPNGRFAPYITYWDKVDLLGRGSFGSVYKGISDDGFFFAVKEVSLLDQGDGGRQSLYQLEQEIELLSQFEHENIVRYYGTDKDDSKLYIFLELVTQGSLLSLYQKYHLRDSQVSVYTRQILHGLKYLHDRNVVHRDIKCANILVDANGSVKLADFGLAKATKLNDAKSCKGTALWMAPEVVNRKNQGYGQAADIWSLGCTVLEMLTRQFPYSHLENQMQALFRIGKGEPPPVPNTLSIDARNFINQCLQVDPSARPTASQLLEHPFVKRTLPSSSGSASPHNLGKRL; this comes from the exons ATGCATCGATTGCCAGGAATTTTTGCTCATAAGAAACGCGTCGACTCTAAGCAAAAGCGTGCCGTTTCCTCCTCCGTTAAAGCAAAGCCGAAACTCGAGCGTCTCAACGCTCGCAAAGATATTGATTACGACCCGTGTATGCTTGAGTTCAGCGGCGATAATAAGAGCTTTCGAATCGAAGGGCATGATAGTGAATTGCTTgataatttttttgaaaaattaggGTTTTCTGGTCCTGATGATTTCGCTATCCCTGCCGCTGAATGGGATGCTATGCAGTTGCGTTCCTCCTCCTCATCGGAGGTAATTGATCTGGGTAGTAACaaaattaaggataatatttttCGATATTATGATAATCCTTCTAAAGCTAGTGATGTAATTCAGCTGCAAATTCAGTCAGGCAAGTTAAATGATGAGGATAGTGGAGTTGTTTGCGCTGCTAGTGTGATTAGTGGCGTGTCTAAAACCGATACAATTAGATTAGAAGACGGTGTTACAGGGTCCGGAGTTGTTTTAAATGGAAATGAACCTGTAAGTTTAATTGGATGTGTTGGTGGTGGAGGTGGAGGGATTAAGGGTGTAAGGCCACCGCTTCTGGCTCCTCCACCAGTCATGTCACTGCCAATTGTTGATGACGCATCATGCTCTACTTGGGATATTTTTAGGGCATTTGGCCCCAAAGATCATAGGGAATCAGGGCTTTGTAGATCTGAGGTTGTCAATGGTGATGCAGAATGTGTTAAGAATGAGGTGGATGAGGAGGATAATAGTACTAGTAGGAGAAGAATAGGAGTGAGTAACTTACTATCGGAGTCCTGTTCTTTCACCACTACTTCGAATGACGATGACTCTTCTAGCTCCACGACTGAGCGTATGTCAAGCATCTCACCGAATGGGAGATTCGCACCCTACATTACATACTGGGACAAAGTTGATCTCCTGGGACGTGGATCTTTTGGATCTGTATATAAAGGAATTTCAGA TGATGGTTTCTTTTTTGCCGTGAAGGAAGTGTCATTACTTGATCAAGGCGATGGGGGAAGGCAAAGTCTATACCAACTTGAACAG GAGATTGAGCTTCTAAGTCAGTTCGAACATGAGAACATAGTTCGATATTATGGAACTGACAAG GATGATTCAAAATTGTACATCTTTCTTGAGCTGGTTACGCAAGGATCTCTGTTGAGCCTTTACCAGAAATATCACCTTCGAGATTCGCAAGTATCCGTCTACACAAGGCAGATTTTACATGGTTTGAAGTATTTGCATGACCGAAATGTGGTTCACAG AGATATTAAATGTGCTAATATATTGGTGGATGCTAACGGATCGGTCAAGCTTGCTGATTTTGGCCTTGCAAAG GCTACTAAGTTAAATGATGCCAAGTCTTGCAAGGGTACTGCTCTCTGGATGGCTCCTGAA GTTGTGAACAGGAAGAACCAAGGCTATGGACAAGCGGCTGATATATGGAGCCTTGGCTGCACTGTCTTAGAGATGCTTACTCGCCAGTTTCCTTACTCCCACTTAGAAAAT CAAATGCAGGCTCTGTTTAGGATTGGAAAGGGGGAACCTCCACCTGTCCCTAATACTCTCTCAATAGATGCACGCAATTTTATTAACCAGTGTCTTCAAGTGGATCCAAGTGCTCGTCCAACTGCTTCTCAGCTCTTGGAGCATCCTTTTGTGAAACGAACACTTCCCTCTTCCTCGGGCTCAGCTTCTCCTCACAATCTAGGCAAGAGGCTTTGA